A single Fundulus heteroclitus isolate FHET01 chromosome 4, MU-UCD_Fhet_4.1, whole genome shotgun sequence DNA region contains:
- the LOC110367082 gene encoding uncharacterized protein LOC110367082 translates to MKMRILLPGVFLGLLAVIHSSPIDSMTQVSPKQEDDVLEEVMTDGFLVDHPFGTSFTTEPPKRNTMAQASQQPSSEVEGSGVFEHSGISGTESPEMSTTVQAALLPFSSEGSGFLVTPTSPIGKTPEMTTIPTTPTLDVSVEESGTTINCVSSFKDLRAPSLQTTSEDTPEGSGDSLVSSTTTLSASTTLPPTISNQPEEPRIIPDSGNVKGARMYINPAERTNSALPHVSEGPNSQMQNGHVTPDWIIILGFIVGVAALVALCAAIATRDKWNAPKEMSENKTNVSNQKREQEMQTFLHKEEPKQNGKEAEYTVIPLNDLPDCYSSD, encoded by the exons ATGAAGATGAGGATTCTTCTGCCAGGGGTTTTTCTTGGACTTCTTGCTGTGATCCACTCTTCACCTATTGACT CTATGACCCAGGTCTCTCCCAAGCAAGAGGATGATGTTCTAGAAGAGGTCATGACAGATGGGTTCCTTGTTGACCATCCTTTTGGCACTTCGTTCACGACTGAGCCCCCCAAAAGAAACACAATGGCGCAGGCATCCCAGCAGCCGTCTTCTGAAGTCGAGGGCAGTGGTGTCTTCGAACATTCTGGGATTTCTGGGACCGAATCCCCTGAAATGTCCACAACGGTTCAGGCAGCGCTGCTGCCCTTCTCTAGTGAAGGCAGTGGTTTCTTAGTGACACCTACTTCACCAATAGGCAAAACGCCTGAAATGACAACTATCCCCACAACTCCGACCTTGGATGTCTCAGTTGAGGAAAGTGGTACCACAATCAACTGTGTTTCCTCCTTTAAAGACTTACGGGCTCCATCTCTACAAACAACCTCAGAGGACACACCAGAAGGTAGTGGTGACAGCTTAGTCTCCAGCACAACAACTCTGAGTGCTTCAACTACACTGCCCCCTACCATCTCAAATCAGCCTGAAGAACCAAGAATCATCCCAGACTCTGGGAACGTAAAAGGAGCCAGGATGTATATAAACCCGGCTGAGAGAACAAACAGTGCGCTTCCACATG TATCAGAAGGACCAAACTCACAAATGCAGAATGGACACGTCACACCTG ATTGGATCATTATCCTTGGATTTATTGTTGGTGTCGCAGCCCTCGTAGCACTTTGCGCTGCTATAGCTACCAGAGACAA ATGGAATGCTCCCAAGGAGATGTCCGAGAACAAAACGAATGTCTCGAACCAGAAGAGGGAGCAGGAGATGCAGACTTTCCTGCACAAAGAAGAGCCCAAACAGAATGGAAAGGAAGCCGAGTACACAGTTATTCCCCTGAACGACCTTCCTGATTGTTATTCATCAGACTGA